The following coding sequences are from one Kosakonia sp. H02 window:
- the eno gene encoding phosphopyruvate hydratase, translating to MSRIKNVLGRRIWDSRGWPTVEVEIHLENGVMGRGLAPAGASCGSLEAVELRDGGTKLAGKDVQQALHNITHEIAPALAGLDIHDQPLIDNTLLELDGTGTFSRLGGNAAVACSMAALNTAANNAGLPLWKYLAGDANVALPLPQIQIFGGGAHAGRRIDIQDLMVIANGASSFQQALEMTAEVYHSAGRIMKQRGHLSGVADEGGWWPEFTSNEQALDTLVKAIEGAGFIPGEDVSIALDIASSEFGKNGRYRLALESTEYDSDGMCELLLGWLDKYPISSIEDPLAEDDEQGLIAFTRAAGSRVQIVGDDYFVTNAQRVKAAAQKGACNAVLLKANQAGTISQLRSAFSEAKKAGFGTIVSARSGETEDHMIVHLALGLNAGQLKVGSITRAERTAKWNEAIRQEDTWGLAFFGVNALNHK from the coding sequence ATGAGTCGAATTAAAAACGTACTGGGGCGGCGGATCTGGGATTCGCGCGGCTGGCCAACGGTGGAAGTGGAAATCCACCTGGAAAACGGCGTGATGGGGCGCGGCCTGGCGCCAGCGGGCGCTTCCTGCGGCAGCCTCGAAGCGGTGGAACTGCGCGACGGCGGCACAAAACTGGCGGGCAAAGATGTGCAACAAGCGCTGCACAACATTACCCACGAAATAGCGCCCGCGCTGGCGGGACTCGATATCCACGACCAGCCGCTAATTGATAACACCCTGCTTGAACTCGACGGCACCGGCACCTTTTCCCGGCTGGGTGGTAATGCGGCAGTGGCCTGCTCAATGGCCGCGCTGAATACGGCGGCGAATAACGCCGGCTTACCGCTGTGGAAATACCTGGCGGGCGATGCAAACGTGGCGCTGCCGCTGCCGCAGATTCAGATTTTTGGCGGCGGCGCGCACGCCGGGCGGCGCATCGATATTCAGGATTTAATGGTGATCGCCAACGGCGCGAGTTCGTTTCAACAAGCGCTGGAAATGACCGCCGAGGTGTATCACAGCGCCGGGCGGATTATGAAGCAGCGCGGTCATTTGAGCGGCGTGGCGGATGAAGGCGGCTGGTGGCCGGAATTTACCAGTAACGAACAGGCGCTCGATACGCTGGTAAAAGCCATTGAAGGCGCGGGTTTTATTCCCGGCGAGGACGTTTCCATCGCGCTGGATATTGCCTCCTCCGAGTTCGGCAAAAACGGGCGTTACCGGCTGGCGCTGGAATCCACGGAATATGACTCCGACGGCATGTGCGAATTACTGCTCGGCTGGCTGGATAAATACCCGATTAGCTCGATTGAAGATCCGCTGGCGGAAGATGATGAACAGGGGCTGATCGCCTTTACCCGCGCCGCCGGTTCGCGAGTGCAAATTGTCGGCGATGACTATTTCGTCACTAACGCGCAGCGCGTCAAGGCGGCGGCGCAAAAAGGCGCCTGCAACGCGGTGTTATTAAAAGCCAACCAGGCGGGCACCATCAGCCAGTTACGCAGCGCGTTCAGCGAGGCGAAAAAAGCCGGGTTCGGCACTATTGTTTCTGCGCGTTCCGGTGAAACGGAAGACCACATGATTGTGCATTTAGCGCTGGGTTTAAATGCCGGGCAATTAAAAGTCGGCTCCATTACCCGCGCCGAGCGCACCGCAAAATGGAATGAAGCGATTCGTCAGGAAGACACCTGGGGGCTGGCATTTTTTGGCGTAAATGCCCTTAACCATAAATAA
- a CDS encoding aminoglycoside phosphotransferase family protein, translated as METPFNDLSANQDAIRAVLQRMALISDEQTLEVSPLTGGVSSTILKIRTANQQFCLKQALPTLKVAKEWHAPLERVFAEIDWMKTVAAIVPQAVAHIQGVDKEALCFVMDYLPPEQYANWKSRLLAGDIDVDFAASVGGVLGTIHQHTANNPALEKQFAWDDNFFSLRLDPYLGEIARAHPRYREHVMAILTRTQTTKRALVHGDISPKNILCGPDGPVILDAECAWYGDPAFDLAFCLNHFLLKSVIAPTAAQKANLLAAFAALYQRYFQEVNWEDPNALEARVATLLPCLLLARVDGKSPVEYLTALQARHVRVAACTLLENQVTRLQAIQSFWKKEVGL; from the coding sequence ATGGAAACGCCTTTTAACGATCTTTCAGCGAATCAGGATGCTATTCGCGCGGTATTACAGCGCATGGCATTAATAAGCGATGAACAAACCCTTGAGGTCAGCCCGCTGACTGGCGGTGTCTCGTCGACGATTTTAAAAATCCGTACCGCAAACCAGCAATTTTGCCTGAAGCAAGCCTTGCCAACGCTCAAAGTGGCGAAAGAGTGGCACGCGCCGCTGGAGCGTGTTTTTGCTGAAATCGACTGGATGAAAACCGTGGCGGCGATTGTGCCGCAGGCGGTGGCGCATATTCAGGGCGTCGACAAAGAAGCGCTCTGCTTTGTGATGGATTACCTGCCCCCGGAGCAGTACGCCAACTGGAAATCCCGCCTGCTGGCAGGGGATATCGACGTGGATTTTGCCGCCTCCGTCGGCGGCGTGCTGGGGACTATCCACCAGCACACGGCGAATAACCCGGCGCTGGAAAAACAGTTTGCCTGGGACGATAACTTTTTCTCCCTGCGTTTAGACCCCTATCTGGGTGAAATTGCCCGCGCCCATCCGCGCTATCGCGAGCACGTTATGGCGATATTAACCCGGACGCAAACCACCAAACGGGCGCTGGTGCATGGCGATATCAGCCCGAAAAACATTCTTTGCGGCCCTGATGGCCCGGTCATCCTTGATGCCGAATGCGCCTGGTATGGCGACCCGGCATTCGATCTCGCCTTTTGCTTAAACCACTTCTTGCTAAAAAGCGTGATTGCGCCCACCGCCGCGCAAAAAGCAAACCTGCTGGCGGCCTTCGCGGCGCTGTATCAACGCTATTTCCAGGAGGTGAACTGGGAAGATCCCAACGCGCTTGAAGCGCGCGTGGCGACATTGCTGCCGTGTCTGCTGCTTGCCCGCGTTGATGGCAAATCGCCGGTGGAATACCTCACCGCACTACAGGCACGGCACGTTCGCGTGGCGGCCTGCACCCTGTTAGAGAACCAGGTTACGCGCCTGCAAGCGATTCAATCATTCTGGAAGAAGGAGGTAGGGTTATGA
- a CDS encoding 2-oxo-tetronate isomerase, which produces MKIENTTSINTGKVNALLAQPVSALADSLGTLLCEKGLRVATAESCTGGQIATALCACESTPDFYGCGFITFTDEAKSTLLHVKAQTLARWTAVSEQTATEMAQGACDVSHEPVSIAVTGYTGPDGGEDGTPAGTVWFGWGLPGRAPVTSKCHFDGDTKSVIEQAVKYALAALIVLLND; this is translated from the coding sequence ATGAAGATTGAAAATACGACCTCAATAAATACCGGGAAGGTTAACGCGCTGCTGGCGCAACCGGTCAGTGCACTGGCGGATAGCTTAGGCACGTTGCTGTGCGAGAAAGGGCTGCGCGTGGCAACGGCGGAGTCCTGCACCGGCGGGCAAATTGCCACCGCCCTGTGCGCCTGCGAAAGTACGCCGGATTTTTACGGCTGCGGGTTTATCACCTTTACCGATGAAGCCAAAAGCACCCTGTTGCATGTGAAAGCGCAAACCCTGGCGCGCTGGACGGCGGTAAGCGAGCAAACGGCAACGGAGATGGCGCAAGGCGCCTGCGATGTCAGCCATGAACCGGTGAGCATCGCGGTAACCGGTTATACCGGGCCAGACGGCGGCGAAGATGGCACGCCTGCCGGTACGGTGTGGTTTGGCTGGGGGTTGCCGGGCCGCGCGCCCGTGACGTCAAAATGCCATTTCGATGGCGATACTAAAAGCGTGATTGAACAAGCAGTGAAATATGCGCTGGCGGCATTAATCGTATTATTAAACGATTAA
- a CDS encoding DUF421 domain-containing protein, which yields MDMVLRAVAIYLVLMVVFKIAGRRALLQMTSFDLILLLIISEATQQALLGNDFSVTGAALTIITLVVVDILFGTLKKYVKGAENFIDGTPVVLVENGEMLAENMREADITRDDIMLSARNNQGIVSLAEIKFAILERNGHISIIPKSSG from the coding sequence ATGGACATGGTTTTGCGGGCGGTGGCTATTTATCTGGTGCTGATGGTGGTGTTTAAAATCGCCGGTCGGCGCGCGTTATTGCAGATGACCTCGTTTGATTTGATTTTGTTGCTAATCATCAGTGAAGCCACCCAACAAGCGCTGCTGGGCAATGATTTTTCCGTCACCGGCGCGGCGCTCACCATCATCACGCTGGTGGTAGTCGATATCCTGTTCGGCACGCTGAAAAAGTATGTCAAAGGCGCGGAAAATTTTATTGACGGCACGCCGGTGGTGCTGGTGGAAAACGGCGAAATGCTGGCAGAAAACATGCGCGAAGCGGATATCACCCGCGACGATATTATGCTGTCGGCGCGTAACAACCAGGGCATTGTCTCTCTGGCGGAAATTAAATTTGCCATCCTCGAGCGCAATGGACATATCTCCATCATCCCCAAAAGTTCGGGCTAA
- the eutC gene encoding ethanolamine ammonia-lyase subunit EutC — MNPPDAWSLLREFTDARIALGRSGASLPTQEVLNFGLAHAQARDAIHQPFDSESLAVQLHELGLKTLDAHSAAPDRHTYLNRPDLGRMLSDESRARLTASRPAAHDLLLVIGDGLSSHAVHRQAVPLIAALLPYLYTLGISLGPIVLAHQSRVALGDDIGETLGSKAVAMLIGERPGLSSPDSLGVYLTWKPARTRIESERNCISNIRPEGLKFDAAAFKLAWLLEQAFLRRLTGVRLKDESDNPALHGRVTPRLSQ; from the coding sequence ATGAACCCACCCGATGCCTGGTCACTGCTGCGCGAATTTACCGATGCCCGCATCGCGCTCGGGCGCAGTGGCGCAAGCCTGCCAACGCAGGAAGTGCTCAACTTTGGCCTCGCCCATGCCCAGGCGCGGGACGCCATCCACCAGCCGTTTGACAGCGAAAGCCTGGCTGTTCAACTTCACGAGCTGGGGCTAAAAACCCTGGATGCCCACAGCGCGGCTCCCGACAGGCACACCTATCTTAATCGCCCGGATTTAGGGCGCATGTTAAGTGACGAAAGCCGCGCCCGGCTTACCGCCAGCCGCCCGGCGGCCCATGACCTGCTGCTGGTGATTGGCGATGGGCTCTCGTCCCACGCGGTACATCGCCAGGCGGTGCCGCTGATTGCGGCGCTGCTGCCGTATCTGTACACGCTGGGGATTTCCCTGGGCCCGATTGTGCTGGCGCACCAGTCGCGCGTGGCATTGGGTGATGACATCGGCGAAACGCTCGGCAGCAAAGCGGTGGCGATGCTGATTGGCGAGCGCCCGGGGCTGTCATCACCGGATAGCCTCGGCGTTTATCTCACCTGGAAACCGGCGCGCACACGCATTGAGTCTGAGCGCAACTGCATCTCCAATATTCGCCCGGAAGGGCTGAAGTTTGACGCTGCCGCCTTTAAGCTCGCCTGGTTGCTGGAGCAGGCCTTTTTGCGCCGCCTTACCGGCGTGCGTCTGAAAGATGAGAGCGACAACCCGGCGCTACACGGGCGCGTCACGCCCCGCCTTTCTCAGTAA